In Denticeps clupeoides unplaced genomic scaffold, fDenClu1.1, whole genome shotgun sequence, one DNA window encodes the following:
- the LOC114771956 gene encoding N-lysine methyltransferase SMYD2-A-like isoform X2: MHKLECSAMCSYGENWNPSETVRLVARIIVKKKMHPERTESERLLALREFESHLEKLDNEKNEMNQTDIAALRHFYSRHLDFPENAALNELFAGVNCNGFTIEDEELSHLGSAVFPDVALMNHSCSPNVIVTYKGTVAEVRAIQDISPGEEIFNSYIDLLYPTEDRNERLIDSYFFTCDCKECTTKSKDKAKMEIQKTLSTPPKQKEIQKMVKYAKNVIEEFRRAKHYKTPSELLEICELSLEKMGSIFEETNVYMLHMMYQAMGVCLYMQDWDGAMRYGEKIVKPYSVHYPPYSLNVASMYLKLGRLYLGLEKKSLGVKALNKALAIMEVAHGKDHHYVAEVKKEIEEQK, translated from the exons ATGCACAAGCTGGAATGCTCCGCCATGTGCTCCTATGGTGAGAACTGGAACCCGTCAGAAACAGTGCGACTTGTTGCCAGAATCATTGTTAAAAag AAAATGCATCCAGAGAGAACCGAATCAGAGCGATTGTTAGCGCTGAGAGAATTTGAATCAC ATCTTGAGAAGCTTGACaatgaaaagaatgaaatgaaccagacAGATATTGCGGCTCTGCGCCACTTTTACTCCCGACACCTAGATTTCCCTGAAAATGCTGCTCTGAATGAGTTGTTTGCAGGG GTTAACTGCAATGGGTTCACAATCGAAGATGAGGAACTCTCTCATCTTGGCTCAGCAGTTTTCCCAGA TGTTGCTCTTATGAACCACAGCTGTAGCCCTAATGTCATTGTAACCTATAAGGGTACAGTGGCAGAAGTGAGAGCCATCCAAGACATCAGTCCTGGAGAAGAG ATTTTCAACAGTTACATTGACCTCTTGTATCCCACAGAAGATAGAAATGAGCGTTTGATTGACTCTTATTTCTTCACTTGTGATTGTAAGGAGTGTACCACTAAGTCCAAG GATAAGGCCAAGATGGAAATTCAAAAGACACTGAGCACACCCCCAAAACAAAAGGAAATCCAAAAAATGGTGAAGTATGCCAAGAATGTAATTGAGGAGTTCAGAAGAGCCAAGCACTACAAGA CCCCTAGTGAGCTGTTGGAAATCTGTGAACTGAGCCTGGAGAAGATGGGTTCTATCTTTGAAGAAACCAATGTGTACATGCTGCATATGATGTACCAGGCCATGGGTGTATGCCTCTATATGCAGGACTGGGATGGTGCAATGAGATATGGAGAGAAAATTGTTAAGCCTTACAG TGTGCACTATCCTCCTTATTCTCTAAATGTGGCCTCAATGTACCTGAAGCTGGGGAGGCTATATTTAGGCTTGGAGAAGAAATCACTTGGAGTCAAAGCTTTAAATAAG GCTCTGGCCATAATGGAAGTAGCTCATGGGAAGGACCACCACTACGTTGCTGAGGTGAAGAAGGAGATTGAAGAGCAGAAATAA
- the LOC114771956 gene encoding N-lysine methyltransferase SMYD2-A-like isoform X1 translates to MIGEGIEGTERVLSPGKGRGLRALKEFKVGDLVFACPAYTYVLTANERGGFCEFCFTRQEGLSKCGKCKQAYYCNVDCQKGDWPMHKLECSAMCSYGENWNPSETVRLVARIIVKKKMHPERTESERLLALREFESHLEKLDNEKNEMNQTDIAALRHFYSRHLDFPENAALNELFAGVNCNGFTIEDEELSHLGSAVFPDVALMNHSCSPNVIVTYKGTVAEVRAIQDISPGEEIFNSYIDLLYPTEDRNERLIDSYFFTCDCKECTTKSKDKAKMEIQKTLSTPPKQKEIQKMVKYAKNVIEEFRRAKHYKTPSELLEICELSLEKMGSIFEETNVYMLHMMYQAMGVCLYMQDWDGAMRYGEKIVKPYSVHYPPYSLNVASMYLKLGRLYLGLEKKSLGVKALNKALAIMEVAHGKDHHYVAEVKKEIEEQK, encoded by the exons ATGATCGGCGAAGGAATAGAAGGCACGGAGAGGGTCCTCAGTCCCGGCAAAGGGCGAGGACTCCGAGCCCTGAAAGAGTTTAAAGTCGGGGACCTCGTGTTTGCGTGCCCGGCATACACGTACGTGCTGACGGCGAACGAGCGAGGAGGCTTCTGTGAGTTCTGCTTCACGCG ACAAGAGGGCCTGTCCAAGTGTGGAAAGTGCAAGCAAGCATACTACTGCAATGTGGACTGTCAG AAGGGTGATTGGCCCATGCACAAGCTGGAATGCTCCGCCATGTGCTCCTATGGTGAGAACTGGAACCCGTCAGAAACAGTGCGACTTGTTGCCAGAATCATTGTTAAAAag AAAATGCATCCAGAGAGAACCGAATCAGAGCGATTGTTAGCGCTGAGAGAATTTGAATCAC ATCTTGAGAAGCTTGACaatgaaaagaatgaaatgaaccagacAGATATTGCGGCTCTGCGCCACTTTTACTCCCGACACCTAGATTTCCCTGAAAATGCTGCTCTGAATGAGTTGTTTGCAGGG GTTAACTGCAATGGGTTCACAATCGAAGATGAGGAACTCTCTCATCTTGGCTCAGCAGTTTTCCCAGA TGTTGCTCTTATGAACCACAGCTGTAGCCCTAATGTCATTGTAACCTATAAGGGTACAGTGGCAGAAGTGAGAGCCATCCAAGACATCAGTCCTGGAGAAGAG ATTTTCAACAGTTACATTGACCTCTTGTATCCCACAGAAGATAGAAATGAGCGTTTGATTGACTCTTATTTCTTCACTTGTGATTGTAAGGAGTGTACCACTAAGTCCAAG GATAAGGCCAAGATGGAAATTCAAAAGACACTGAGCACACCCCCAAAACAAAAGGAAATCCAAAAAATGGTGAAGTATGCCAAGAATGTAATTGAGGAGTTCAGAAGAGCCAAGCACTACAAGA CCCCTAGTGAGCTGTTGGAAATCTGTGAACTGAGCCTGGAGAAGATGGGTTCTATCTTTGAAGAAACCAATGTGTACATGCTGCATATGATGTACCAGGCCATGGGTGTATGCCTCTATATGCAGGACTGGGATGGTGCAATGAGATATGGAGAGAAAATTGTTAAGCCTTACAG TGTGCACTATCCTCCTTATTCTCTAAATGTGGCCTCAATGTACCTGAAGCTGGGGAGGCTATATTTAGGCTTGGAGAAGAAATCACTTGGAGTCAAAGCTTTAAATAAG GCTCTGGCCATAATGGAAGTAGCTCATGGGAAGGACCACCACTACGTTGCTGAGGTGAAGAAGGAGATTGAAGAGCAGAAATAA